Proteins co-encoded in one Nicotiana sylvestris chromosome 7, ASM39365v2, whole genome shotgun sequence genomic window:
- the LOC138873056 gene encoding uncharacterized protein, translating into MEGARRRNDGGLFGGEEREAVGFLVLLPLEEEDDQWLYKLAKIRERKAPDLDRVRCIKDEDGKVLVEEAFIRRRWQDYFHRLLNEEGDMKIVLGELENLESQRDFGLCRRITCEEVYVAIQKMIRGKATGPDVIPVEFWKEAGRVGLEWLTSLFNVIFKTKKMPED; encoded by the exons ATGGAGGGGGCTAGGAGGAGGAACGATggtggtctgtttggtggtgaagAACGTGAGGCAGTAGGGTTTTTGGTTCTTCTTCCcttggaagaagaagatgatcAGTGG CTATACAAGTTAGCCAAAATTAGAGAGAGGAAGGCTCCAGACCTGGATCgagtgaggtgcatcaaagacgaaGATGGTAAGGTATTAGTGGAAGAGGCGTTTATCAGACGTAGATGGCAGGATTACTTCCATAGACTCTTGAACGAGGAAGGGGATATGAAGATCGTGCTGGGTGAGTTGGAGAACTTAGAGAGTCAGAGAGATTTTGGGCTTTGTAGGCGTATTACGTGTGAGGAGGTTTATGTGGCTATACAGAAGATGATCAGGGGTAAGGCGACGGGGCCTGACGTGATCCCGGTGGAATTTTGGAAAGAAGCGGGTAGGGTAGGCTTGGAGTGGCTTACTAGCTTGTTTAACGTCATTTTCAAGACGAAGAAGATGCCCGAAGATTAG
- the LOC138873057 gene encoding uncharacterized protein → MVRPAMLYEVECWPIKKPHVQKMSIAEMRMLRWMCGHTRKDKIKNEVIRDKVGVASIEAKLPESTMRWFGYVKRRDIDDPIRRCERLTMVGVRKSRDRPKKY, encoded by the coding sequence ATGGTTAGACCAGCTATGTTGTATGAAGTTGAGTGTTGGCCCATCAAGAAACCCCATGTCCAAAAGATGAGcatagcagaaatgaggatgctgagatggatgtgtggtcATACCAGGAAAGACAAAATCAAGAATGAAGTTATCAGGGACAAGGTAGGAGTGGCATCTATCGAAGCCAAGTTACCGGAATCGACGATGCGATGGTTTGGGTATGTGAAAAGGAGAGATATAGATGACCCAatcaggaggtgtgagaggttgaccatGGTGGGCGTGAGGAAGAGCAGGgataggcctaagaagtattag
- the LOC138873058 gene encoding uncharacterized protein, producing MVQFEDKFMARVLIDGGSSLNICPLTTLKRLGKGLHKIRAGSMNVKVFGGSQRATIGETNFSLHMGPTWFDVEFQVLDIFATYNLLLGQPWIHAAGAVASTLHQAMKFEWNHQEVIIHGACQRN from the coding sequence ATGGTGCAATTCGAAGATAAGTTCATGGCTAGGGTCCtgatagatgggggttcaagtcTCAATATAtgtccattgactactctgaaGAGGTTGGGTAAAGGCCTGCACAAGATACGagcaggaagcatgaatgtgaaggtaTTTGGTGGatctcaaagggccacaattggaGAGACCAACTTCAGCTTACATATGGGCCCAACCTGGTTTGATGTTGAGTTTCAAGTATTGGATATATTTGCTACCTACAACCTATTGTTGGGACAGCCctggatacatgccgctggggcAGTGGCTTCTACTCTACATCAGGctatgaagtttgaatggaaccatcaggaggtgatcatccaTGGAGCGTGTCAACGCAATTGA